A window from Prinia subflava isolate CZ2003 ecotype Zambia chromosome Z, Cam_Psub_1.2, whole genome shotgun sequence encodes these proteins:
- the LOC134563610 gene encoding ribonuclease CL2-like: MASWVLCMTLVLAALAGALGETHYEKFLRQHVDNPRTPTLAAHRYCETMLARRQVTAPGRPCKPSNTFVHAPAADLVAACSQAPDPATGFHSTPSAMSLTACRLRGGNTRPPCAYRARQLQHHVRVACRDGLPVHLAGTSAGPQ, from the coding sequence ATGGCGAGCTGGGTGCTGTGCATGAccctggtgctggcagcactggcaggggcGCTGGGCGAGACCCACTATGAGAAGTTCCTGCGGCAGCACGTGGACAACCCCCGGACGCCCACGCTGGCGGCGCATCGCTACTGCGAGACCATGCTGGCGCGGCGGCAGGTGACGGCCCCGGGCAGGCCCTGCAAGCCCTCCAACACCTTCGTACACGCCCCAGCCGCGGACCTGGTGGCCGCCTGCTCCCAGGCGCCCGACCCCGCCACGGGGTTCCACAGCACCCCGAGCGCCATGAGCCTCACGGCCTGCCGCCTGCGCGGCGGGAACACGCGGCCGCCCTGCGCCTACCGCGCCcggcagctgcagcaccacgTGCGCGTGGCCTGCCGCGACGGGCTGCCCGTGCACCTGGCGGGCACCTCCGCCGGCCCACAGTGA